ACAGAATGAATGGTCACAATTTCCCACAGAAGTACTCGAATATCTTATGGAAAGCCGTCCAAGAAGTAGaagtctatgtatttgaatgcaatgtcattaaaagtccctgttggtgtaatggtcaggtcTCCCagtacttttgtccatatagcgTAGATACTGTATACCTTTCTTTATAtgaaatgtagtactagggtgttgtaccgtgttagccattatgaatgcagtgaaaagtcaaacaaaatgatttagttagccaataaaaggtgtcattttgcttgacttttcactacatttatatgaaatgaaaattttTGGAGAATTTTTATAAGTGAGAACCCAATGAGTAACAATTCAGAAAAGCTGGGCTAATGATCTTAGATGGAAActctaaacaaaacaaataattttgttcAAAGTAACATGCtttccacacaaaaaaaaatgtaaagtgtgtTCCACATTGGATTAGTATCCTTATCACTGGgttctcattttaaaaaatcagccttacttttttattttgctattgtCTGAACACCATAATTTATCCACATAGGCACTGTTTTGCCAGTATGATTTAACTGATTATATGATGAAACAGTAGAGACAAAACAGTGAGTATGTACTTTTATGATTAGAATTACTGCCCACGGGTATGTACTTAGGTTTCAAAAACTGATTATGCTCCATGGATGTAAGACAACAATTTCTCTTTAGTGGTATACATGTTTTTGGTATGAACTTGACTGGGACAGCATTGCTTCTCAAAATCTGGATGTAGTCTTCCAAAAAATAGTTGTTCAACAACATGGACCTGGAGTCCACTAAATAACAATTCAtagttctgttatttttttttattgtcagatTGATGTCAATCCGTTTTCTAAAACCATGTATTCTAATGTTGGATGGTCAGGTTTTGGAGTCTTTTTTATGGTTGCATCAGGCCATGGTCAACTCTCCCACACCCACACTGGAATTGATTTACAGCTGTCAATCAATTTAACATGCACATATTTTGGATAtgagagaaaaccagagtacttaAATACAATCTATTCATAGAGAATGCACAAATTTCATGAAGAGAGTTCCTAGGCTGGGAATTGAATCCAGGACACTGGAGGCATGAGACAACAGTATCAGTGGCATTTCCACCATTCTATAGATGTGTATCAGTGGCGTCATCTTGTCCTATAATGCGATATTTCTGAGTGCTAGAGCACAGataacactgggtgcaaggtggAAACCTACCCTGGCCAGGTACTGAACCCATATTTTTgtaataacaattataataaaaatcaattacatttatatagcacttttctctccATTCCTATTATTTCTGTAAGACACCACatgttagctattaggtggttaaagggtgagagagatagccaattacagACAGGAGATGATTTGGGGGCCAGAATGTACAgggctgtgatgggcaatttaaccaggacatcaggataaaccctactcttttgcGAAAAATGCCCAGgcatctttaatgaccacagagaatcaggaccttggttttatgtctcatcagaaggactacagtatatttacagtacagtgtccccatcactgcactcgAGCATGGGATTTGTACACAGACGAGAGGGTAAGCACCCCATCCCCCAACCCTCCCCCACGCTGGTCTCACTAATACCACTTCCAGGAGCAACCTCAGCTTTTTCTGGTACTGGCCTGGCCCAAACATACttggcttcaggtggatgacctgcccAGAAGCACATGTGGTATCACTGCTGGCTATAACTGAGGTGGTAGTGAGCCCTGAATTGGTATTTTATCCTAATATGATGTTAATCAGTTACCaattattttgaaacaaaattgaataaattacaatcttttaaattgtaattttagaTCTTTTCatagaagatccatccatccatccattttccaacccgctgaatccgaacacagggtcacgggggtgtgctggagccaatcccagccaacactttttgaattaattttcatcATAGTCTTTTTTGGGAACATCATTATATAATAATCTTTTTGATGCTTACCATTAAActcaatggtattcttaactattttattttcttgtctttcttttacAGGTATGTTTACTCTCACTGAAGTAGCTTCACTCAATGATGTGCAACCAACATATCGTATTTTAAAACCATGGTGGGATGTTTTTATGGACTATTTGGCTATTGTCATGCTAATGGTGGCAATATTTGCAGGCACCATGCAATTGACCAGAGATCAAGTTGTCTGCCTTCCTGTTTTACAATCTGGGGAGgaatcaaaaacacaaaatctttacTCAGCACCTTCATCTCTGGCAACGTCTGACCATCCAGACCATAAGAGCCAATATACAGAAGTAACATTACGAACTGGATCTCTTGCTGCCAGTGAAATTTCTGACAGTGAACCTCCTAAATTTCAGTTCAGTAGGTCTTCTAACCCTGCAGTAAAAAAGTTAGCTGATCAGCCAGAGCCATTAGGACTTAAAACCAATTTAGACTTTCAACAGTATGTTTTTGTTAATCAAATGTGCTACCATGTAGCACTGCCATGGTACTCTAAATATTTCCCATACTTGGCTCTTATTCATACTATTATACTCATGGTAAGTAGCAATTTTTGGTTTAAATATCCAAAGACTAGTTCAAAAATTGAGCACTTTGTTTCAATTCTGGGAAAGTGTTTTGAATCTCCTTGGACTACAAAAGCATTGTCTGAAACAGCTTGTGAAGATTCAGAAGAGAATAAACAAAGACTAACGGGTGCGGCATCTCTGCCAATGCATGTGTCAACCAGTAGCGATGAAGGGAGTCCAAGTACAACGACTCCTATACTAGCAAAAACAGGAGTAAAATTTTCTGCAGAAAGACCCGTCATTGAAGTCCCTAGCATGACAATATTGGACAAAAAGGATGGTGAACAGGCAAAAGCCCTTTTTGAAAAGGTGAGGAAATTTCGCACTCATGTTGAGGACAGTGATTTAATATACAAACTCTATGTAGTTCAGACGGTGATAAAaacagttaaatttattttgatattgtGCTACACTTTTATTGTGGCTGCAATCCACTTTGACCATACCTGTAAGCCCAATGTGGAGCATCTAACTGGATATGCCACTTTTGTGTGCACTCACAATATGGCATTCATGTTGAAAAAGCTGCTTATAAGCTACATTGCACTTATTTGTGTGTATGGTGTTGTATGCCTTTATACACTTTTTTGGTTGTTCAGACGACCTTTAAAGGAATATTCTTTTGAAAAAGTAAGAGAAGAAAGCAGCTTCAGTGATATCCCAGATGTAAAGAATGACTTTGCTTTCCTTTTGCATATGGTGGACCAATATGATCAATTATATTCCAAACGTTTTGGTGTGTTTCTGTCTGAAGTAAGTGAAAACAAGCTTCGAGAAATTAGCTTGAACCATGAGTGGACTTATGAGAAGCTAAAACAGCATGTTACAAGAAATGCACAAGATAAGCTCGAACTCCATTTATTCATGCTCTCCGGTGTTCCCAATGCTGTGTTTGATCACACAGACCTGGATATATTAAAGCTTGAACTAATTCCTGAGGCCAGGCTTCCTGCCAAAATATCTCAAATGATTAATCTTCAGGAACTGCACCTTTACCACTGTCCTGCCAAAGTGGAACAGACAGCTTTCAGCTTTCTTCGTGATCACCTACAGTGCCTTCATGTTAAGTTTACAGATGTTGCTGAAATTCCAACATgggtttatttgttgaaaaatttaAGAGATTTGTACTTAGTAGGTAATCTAAATTCTGAGAACAATAAAATGATTGCTTTGGAATCTTTGAGAGATCTGAGAAACCTAAAAGCCCTGCATCTTAAAAGCAACCTTACAAAGATTCCAACGAACATTACAGATTTGGCTCCACATTTAACCAAACTAGTTGTTCACAATGATGGAAGCAAACTTGTAGTGCTTAACAGCCTGAAGAAGATGATGAATCTAGCGGAATTAGAGTTGCACAACTGTGAGCTTGAGAGAATTCCTCATGCTATTTTTAGCTTGACCAATTTACAGGAGCTGGACCTGAAATCAAATAACATCCGCACGATTGAAGAAGTCATCAGTTTTCAGCATCTGAAGAGACTGACCTGCCTTAAATTATGGCATAACAAAATCATTAGTATTCCTTTATCAATAATTCATGTCAAAAACCTTGAATGGCTTTATCTGTCTAATAACAAGCTAGAATCTTTGCCAGTATCACTGTTTAACCTGCCAAAACTCAGATATTTGGATCTAAGTTACAATTCCATTGTAGTTATCCCAACAGAAATTGGCTTTTTGCAAAACCTGCAGTATTTTGCAATTACTGGGAATAAAGTGGAAGTTTTACCTAAGCAACTCTTTAAGTGTGCAAAACTAAGGACTTTATGTCTAGGTCAGAACTGTATCTCTTCAGTCCCAGAAAAAATAGGTCTCTTACAACAACTTGCACACTTGGAATTAAAAGGAAACTGCCTAGACCGGCTTCCACTGCAGCTAAGCCAGTGTCGTTTGCTTAAAAGGAATGGACTCATTGTTGAAGATCATCTTTTTGATACATTGCCACTAGAcatcaaagaaataataaatcaagAGTCTGCTGCCTCATTTGCAAATGGTGTCTAGGTGTACAAGTATATAAGCATTAACTGTATTAAAATCTGAGCTGTCTTAGCCAGGAAAGCCTTTAATATTCAGAACAATAAGTATACTCACATGATCAGTTCATATTGGGTAGTATTCCTGCAACAACACTTTGCTGGAAGAGAAGAATGATACAGTTTCTGATGTGgacatttttttattgcaaacatcagataaaataaaaatagaaaagcatTTTGCAAGATGTAAAAGGTTATATTGCATTTGGCAACTGTGTTGACAGTTACTTTTGTCATAAACCCTGAACGGATGTGGCTTATAAATGTGTGTGCTATGTCATatcttattttctgaattaatttttgaCTACTATAATTTGGTCATTAGTTGTTACTTTTGgggtatacattttatttttcactcatatgttttctgtccCTACAgtctaaatgtttttttgtttttttttactttccttcacatactgtatagtaaCAAATGCCAGGCAGTCcacattttgaaattatatttgGTGTCATAATTTTCTTTATGGAAAAATAGGAGTTTTGGTTGACAATTTGAAATCAacatattcattaattttctaaacccatGTAGTCTGTCACATGATCATGAGGAGGAGTAGCTTGTCCCAGCAGCAATATATACAAGACAGATGCCAACCTACCAGGGTTTTGCAGTACATACTTATTTATGCCTGAACCAAGTCACAGATTAACTTGGAGAAAACTCATGCTAACAATGTGCAAATGGCACATAGACTGTGTCTGGGCCATGAATCAAATCTATGTCTCtgaagctatgaggcagcagctctcACTTCTGTGTAGTCTCATGAAACAGATGTGAaaaatattggaatatttcttaaTGCAATTTTAAGACATTTACAATAATTCacaaccaaaatatttatttttattaaaatcctAATTAAAAAGTGGCCTACATGTGCTGAATAAATCTATTAATTAAGAAGACttattttaaatggaaatgtaCATGTCTTGTTTGCACACAGAAATGTATGGCatattgttgtgtttattgtttaacttttactgtatatttttgacaGACAGTAGTCTGCATTGGTGGAAAAactgttcatctttttttttgtaattatttttgaaaaggtACGAACAATGTTAAGCTTTGAATCAATGCTATCAAAGCATGTTCCCAAAGGGAGATAATTATTTATGAGAATTTAAGAAATGATTATACTTCACAATACAGTTTTTTAAGttacaatgtttgtatttaggaaCTAAACAATGTTGGCAGTTTCaatcattttaaaagtattttatattaGTTGCATAACCAGAGAAGAACATAATAAGGATTTACATCAGTAGTTTTAACtcaataaatgcatacatattaGAATGGTATATTCAGTATCAAAAGCCTTTTCATATAGaacaaaatctaaatattttaaatcatttcagGAAGATCTTCATCCCTTTACAGAAGATGGGTTGAGCTATGCTGAGCAGATTAATTTGTAAAtttgctttgatcaggtgatCATGTTTAATAGGATTTAAAGAACTGTCAAGTCGGTGAAATTCCTTTTATTCAAAGATATTTCACAGACTATTTCATAGAAACAATGCACATTAACACTGAATTCAGTAAACATATTTGTAAGTATTAGAGGCAgtaaaattgttcttttttaacaaatttgaaatcatacaatttacattttgtttcattatactTTTTAACTTTCATCTGGAGAAATAAAATTAAGCATACCGAGAATGTGTTACTATTAAGAACACTAATGTAGCTTACACTTGTTAAGGGAGttaattacaaaaaagtaaattgtGTTTAATTGCATGTTTTCGGTTGCTATGATTTTGAAGATTGCTTAAATGCACTCAACTGAATTTTATTGCACAACTATACACAAATAGTGTGTATCTGCAGAAACAGGAACAATTAAAACGTAAGAGTCTCGGCTTTTAATTTTCTGCAATAATGCAGAAATAAACAACAGGTTGTATATTATTAAGGGTTAAAGATTGTTCAGTGTTTTGCTGATACCAGACATTCAGTAAAATGATTAATGTGCTTCTGATACAGCAACAGCAAATGaaagaattgaaaagaaaaaaaattagatacTGAAGTGCTTTATACCAAACTGCCCATCTGATGGGAATTTACAAAACTGTTTTAaactattataatttttttagaaaaattatataattaaaaatatagctTTGTACAAGTTAAATATATTTcttaattgattatttaaaatttatgttaAGATCATATGATACATAAAATTATGTTCAGAATCATTGTTATATGAATCTTCTAAATATGATTggttggatttaggtcagacaGTCAGTCCAACGTGGAAACCCATGTTACATGAGAAGCCTGCTGAAAAGTGGAAAATCATAGCAGATGTATATGATCTTCAAGGATTCAAAAATGGAATAAGCTTTAAAAGGGAGcctaaaataaatgataatgtaTTTTTGTCAAGATACccacctattaaaaaaaaaaaaaatatatatatatatatatatatatatatatatatatatatatatatatatatatatatatatatacacgcacacacatatgcAATGTCCAACATGAAATTAATGAAAGTAATTGAAAGCATCCAAAGAGCAGTATTTAATGTATCAATGTACTGACAGACTTTGCGGAAGACAAGTTAACAAAAATGCTTCCAGGATTGCAAGGACTGAAGTAATTTAGTATCAATTTCATTACTATCATGACAGaccttgtatgtgtgtataggtgtgtgtgtgtgtatatatatatatatatataattcagaagctttaaaaacttttaaaaaacaaatgttttcagtTAACCAAAATATGAATAAAGTTTTAATAAGGCTTTTGTCAAAAAAGTGTCTTTGTGGATTTGTCTTATCAATGTTTAAGTACTTGAGTGTACATGCTTTACATTTAGAGAATGTCATTCCACTGGAAATTACAGTTGATTATAAACAATTTACTTGGAAGATGATGGTATACAACTCCTTGACTTAAGttgcaatatattttcttttacagCTTTGTCATTTTTAAGCAGATAGTTCCCTCTAATGGTTGAGTTGTGAAATAGCAGGCATAACTTGATGCAATAAAGTTGTGAAGGTAAAAGCATTTTAGTAAAATGCCATAGTAAAAGCCACTGATTATTCAACAAACTTGCATTAAAAGGCAAGGCCTTAATCTGTTCCACAGACATTGGATATTATGTTTTTGGCCACTTGATTAGATTAGCGCTTTAATTAAAGCCAGAAATGTATTTCTGAATACAGTATTGCATCCAAAGAAATCCTACAGGTTCCATGCATTAAAGAAGCCTATTTATATGAAATAATGTAACTTACACAGAATACAAATACAACCCAGACAAATTCAGCACACAGCTTAATCTGTATTAAACACAGTAATGCAACACATCTCTTTGtaagattttttctaatttacgTACGGAATAAGAACACAGATAGAAACACATACTTTGATGTTATATAGTAATAGCATTATGATGTTGATTGCATATTGTAGCCTGGcaatatataatacacaaaactGTTCAGTAGCCTGCCACTTAGAAGACTCTCACTGTTAGCAGAAGACAGTGTTAAATAGTGTACTGTATATCCTTTAATGCGTCCTCAAATATGAGCACAAATAACCAAGACTGAAATAATACAGAGTTGGCAAATAGAAAAGCGTGATTCTGTCTATTAGTACAAGCAAAATTTAcagttctcatttttcaaagtaaatatagtaatctctgtgctggcatgcaagtaagaattccattGCCCTTTTCTTTGTGTCCATGACAATAAATCTTATGAACCTttgaaatgcatatacagtagtttggtGCACCacaattatactgtacataaccaTTTGTGTGTGgtcataattgttcataagacaTAGTATAtgctatacattaaaaaaaagaaaaacttccaaactaattagaaaaaaaaatttgatcattgaaaaaaatgtttttaaattttttaaagcaGCTGCTCTGTCATGAGAGTTACCAGGTTCACCTTCAAAAAAGTTGATCCATTATCCTGAACCAATCCTAGGTCAAATTTCAAACAAAGATAAgtatttctgaaaacacatttttgccaatatgtaaaaacaaaaatccgCTAGTCTGTTTTTTATTACATAATTTTTGAGTGGCCTGCTGTggtaatattgttttaaaaaacttaCAAGTTCAGATAAAGTTGTACTGGGAACCCTACAAGACGTATTATTTGCATAGTGCAGACTTTCAGGTTTAGCATTTCAAGGAACAAACGTCATTTTTGGCTTGACATATCTCTGTACTATAgcccatatatacagtacaaaatttcTAACGATCTTGATTGTATGGTATAgtactaatatccatccatctatccattttccaacctgctgaatccgaacactgggtcacgggggtctgctggagccaatcccagccaacacagggcacaaggcaggaaccaatcccgggcagagtgccaacccaccgcaggactagtACTAATATGCCAACTTTTATTATTCCACAATGTTTTTGCTGCATACTTCTAGATACTGGTATATCCAGCTGAGATTTTCATGCAAGCATATGGTAATTGAAGAGTAGAACACCAAACATCCCATCATGAGGGACAGCACAAATCATAGGCTTTCTATGTCTTTAATATGGTGATGTCAAATACCATATTCAAAAGATATAAAGAGAAACTGAATAAACAGGGGTCTGGGGTCACTATGTTAGTAAGTATGCCTGTGACTCTAATTTATCAAAGAGCAATGTTCATATGTATCCACAAATCTTAAGACTACATAAAGTATGAGGACATATTGAGTCAAGGAatcagagagatagatagatagtacttgaGTGATCATGTTCAATTTCACATGCTTCAAcagcaatataaaattaaaaatgcacacaGCCATACTACAAAAGAGTAGCCACAAAATCCTAAGCAGTCTACAAGTGCAAGACACTGAAATACTTatacattgtgagcatatgacaaTGTTTAGTTCATTAAGTGATTGATTAATAGTGTCCCATGTGAAATATGTCTATTCCAATTTATCAGATTTAACTGAGTAGGTTTAAGATGAACACAATAATATTAGTCGAAAAAAGAATGCTCTTCTCACACAGTGTGAAAATAAGTTAGTAAGCAACATTAACCATAATAGCCTCTTATTTTGCCATCACTCTGTTTTTGGCGGCTGTCTCTAGTTTTACTGCACCAGCAGACCATTGTATGGCATAGAAGCCTTACCACTGTGAACTGGAAGAACATACCAAAGCAGCCTGTCACACACAATAAAAGACCTGAGCCTTCTCAAGAAGCATATCTTCTTTTGGCCATTATAAGCaggtatatatattttactgacAACTTAGATGATAGAATAAACTTTAGCTTACATGTGACTGCACAGGCAGGTATTAAAAGCAGGTAAGGTGAAGCATGAAACCATCTGGGAAAGACTGAGAGGTGATTATCATTTGGATAAAAAAAGTACTCTTTATAGTTTTAAGTAAAACGTAATAACTATGGAGTGTCTCGCGATGAGCTGACTCCACATTCAGAGTGGGCTCCTGCCTTGCCAGTCATCCCTCCATCCCCTGCAACTTTGAATTGGGTTAAGTAGGTCTGATGATGAATGCCTGGATGACTGTGGACTGAATAGATGATAGGCAGCACAGATCGGTCAAATTGTTAAGTTTCCAGTATTGGGAGATATTTTTGCATTAAGAAtgagagaaatcaaaaatgagcTACAACAACACTAGAGGTCCTGAAAATCCTTTAATCAAGTGGAGAATTTAAACTAAGAGGTATGATACGATATGAGTTGTAAGGTAATTTAATAAGTGTAGTAAAAAGTAATttgaaaagagtaaaaaataaCAAGACGAGTTGGGACAAATGGTTAAATCCTCTGGGTGATTGGCAAAAACACAGCAGCCAAGTGGCTAAAATGTGTTTCACAACCAGTGCACCACAGAGAGTCTTACCAATGAATTGTAGAAGATCGATTTAGAGTCGGGTTTACACAGGAAGCAAACAGAGTTGAATCTCTCCATTCATTTGGTTCTAGTTTGGGCAAGAGCTACTTGATGTTCGTGTACAGACTAGTATCTGTCAGGCAATATTCGGAATGAACAACACGGACACAAGCAAGGTTAAGATGGTTAATGTTATCTGTTTAACCCAACACTTTCCATAACGAGATGGAAAATGAGTGGAATGTCAAACCCGTCTGTATGgcatgaataaatgtaaaagacaataaaacagtTAGAAAATGAGACTGGAAAGCGCGGGGTGCTGAATCGCCCCCTCGTAGTTCGGTTCCCGGTTCGATCCTCACCTTTCATCTTCTGCGTGGAGCCGCTCTTCCCCTCCCTTACGCCGGTCCATTATGAAGCTTGTGAATCAATAGCGTAATAGCGCAGCATTTGTGCTCCGGCAATAACGGAGATGGGGCCCCTCTCTCGgaaaaaaacagtatttacaaTAGAACTCTGATTTAACGTTCCCATATTTcgcatttaatacatttttaacgtATCTGGCGGTTTATAACACCAGTGCAGTTACTTTCAACAACATGATAAAGGATAACaatcagaaataacaaaaatgacaataataattcaacagattaAATAGACCAAACCAGGATACTCAAAACGGAATAACTATTAATCATTAAAGTAACTGcagtaaaatatatacaataaaagaaCACAGCGATCCCAGATGTGTACTGTAATAACAGGATCCTAACAAATCCTTGACAATTTCCTGCATTTAGCACTTTTTTATACATAGGTCCGTAAAAACGCTACAGGGGTGTTTTCCTGTATTCCAAACTTAACTGCTTGTGCCACTTGCTTGATTTAAATAGGCGCCtagctattttcttttttatcatgaTGGATCGCCTTGTTGTCTGATTTATTCAAATTTTCTCACATAACCAGTTTTTCGCTGTTTTTTcctaaaatgcacaaaacaaatgtttcttttttccaaaatgaaatatatttgttttggATGATctggataaaaatattttaaaacgacGTCAAACGCAGTAGTATATAGTGCCAAAATGCTGTTTTGTGAGGAATAGTGCAAAGTTTCAGATTATGGATCACGGCAATGCAACCTGAATCTATGTTTCGAAATGTAAGCTCAGCAACGAAAGTGCCCATATATTAGAAGCAGTACGGCGGAGGCCGGCGGGCACGCCCTTCGCGCCATTGCGGCTTTGAGTCGAACAGAACAAAGGCGTCTTGCAGTTGGTGTTCTGTGTGTGCGCGTTTCATACCTCGTTGGGAGGACGGAGGCCTAGTTGGTTAAGAATATAAGCATTTTTTGGAAATCATGTTTGGTAATTTTATCTTTTGTGACCGATCCGgatcattttttttgctttgcttataTTCTGTCAATCTCGAATGTATATCTGacacttttgtgtttctttttttgtatttgagtTCACCGTGTAGGCCGCAGGTGTTACGCAGTATTAAGCCGTAAGaatagaattaaaacaaaagtccCGTCTGCATTTGTCTGATGTGAAAAAATGTGATACGTGTGGATCTCAGTATATGGACAACTTTACTAAATAGGCCTGGCACAAAATATTTgcttgaaatactgtttaaaatatgCGTACACGTGAGTGGGACGTATGATCGCTAATGTCTTTTGACTAATGTTTGTCGCCTtggtaaatgtatatatttttttcctcaaacagaCGGGTATAAGAGAAGCTTTGGTAGCTCCTCGACTAATCCATAATAATCCGTTTTTCTTATTACAGCCGACATGAAGCGTGGAGTTGCCCGGGGAAGATTCAGTGGTTTAAGGTCTTACGATTTTGAAAGAGGAAGCCTTGATAGGTAAGGGtgtttttttgagcatttttacGAATGTGAGCTACTTTGCACTCTTTTccacattctttttttattgatgcTTTGTTATATAGTTGGCATG
This genomic interval from Erpetoichthys calabaricus chromosome 10, fErpCal1.3, whole genome shotgun sequence contains the following:
- the LOC114659141 gene encoding volume-regulated anion channel subunit LRRC8D-like isoform X1, with amino-acid sequence MGMFTLTEVASLNDVQPTYRILKPWWDVFMDYLAIVMLMVAIFAGTMQLTRDQVVCLPVLQSGEESKTQNLYSAPSSLATSDHPDHKSQYTEVTLRTGSLAASEISDSEPPKFQFSRSSNPAVKKLADQPEPLGLKTNLDFQQYVFVNQMCYHVALPWYSKYFPYLALIHTIILMVSSNFWFKYPKTSSKIEHFVSILGKCFESPWTTKALSETACEDSEENKQRLTGAASLPMHVSTSSDEGSPSTTTPILAKTGVKFSAERPVIEVPSMTILDKKDGEQAKALFEKVRKFRTHVEDSDLIYKLYVVQTVIKTVKFILILCYTFIVAAIHFDHTCKPNVEHLTGYATFVCTHNMAFMLKKLLISYIALICVYGVVCLYTLFWLFRRPLKEYSFEKVREESSFSDIPDVKNDFAFLLHMVDQYDQLYSKRFGVFLSEVSENKLREISLNHEWTYEKLKQHVTRNAQDKLELHLFMLSGVPNAVFDHTDLDILKLELIPEARLPAKISQMINLQELHLYHCPAKVEQTAFSFLRDHLQCLHVKFTDVAEIPTWVYLLKNLRDLYLVGNLNSENNKMIALESLRDLRNLKALHLKSNLTKIPTNITDLAPHLTKLVVHNDGSKLVVLNSLKKMMNLAELELHNCELERIPHAIFSLTNLQELDLKSNNIRTIEEVISFQHLKRLTCLKLWHNKIISIPLSIIHVKNLEWLYLSNNKLESLPVSLFNLPKLRYLDLSYNSIVVIPTEIGFLQNLQYFAITGNKVEVLPKQLFKCAKLRTLCLGQNCISSVPEKIGLLQQLAHLELKGNCLDRLPLQLSQCRLLKRNGLIVEDHLFDTLPLDIKEIINQESAASFANGV
- the LOC114659141 gene encoding volume-regulated anion channel subunit LRRC8D-like isoform X2, whose amino-acid sequence is MFTLTEVASLNDVQPTYRILKPWWDVFMDYLAIVMLMVAIFAGTMQLTRDQVVCLPVLQSGEESKTQNLYSAPSSLATSDHPDHKSQYTEVTLRTGSLAASEISDSEPPKFQFSRSSNPAVKKLADQPEPLGLKTNLDFQQYVFVNQMCYHVALPWYSKYFPYLALIHTIILMVSSNFWFKYPKTSSKIEHFVSILGKCFESPWTTKALSETACEDSEENKQRLTGAASLPMHVSTSSDEGSPSTTTPILAKTGVKFSAERPVIEVPSMTILDKKDGEQAKALFEKVRKFRTHVEDSDLIYKLYVVQTVIKTVKFILILCYTFIVAAIHFDHTCKPNVEHLTGYATFVCTHNMAFMLKKLLISYIALICVYGVVCLYTLFWLFRRPLKEYSFEKVREESSFSDIPDVKNDFAFLLHMVDQYDQLYSKRFGVFLSEVSENKLREISLNHEWTYEKLKQHVTRNAQDKLELHLFMLSGVPNAVFDHTDLDILKLELIPEARLPAKISQMINLQELHLYHCPAKVEQTAFSFLRDHLQCLHVKFTDVAEIPTWVYLLKNLRDLYLVGNLNSENNKMIALESLRDLRNLKALHLKSNLTKIPTNITDLAPHLTKLVVHNDGSKLVVLNSLKKMMNLAELELHNCELERIPHAIFSLTNLQELDLKSNNIRTIEEVISFQHLKRLTCLKLWHNKIISIPLSIIHVKNLEWLYLSNNKLESLPVSLFNLPKLRYLDLSYNSIVVIPTEIGFLQNLQYFAITGNKVEVLPKQLFKCAKLRTLCLGQNCISSVPEKIGLLQQLAHLELKGNCLDRLPLQLSQCRLLKRNGLIVEDHLFDTLPLDIKEIINQESAASFANGV